The Nitrospiraceae bacterium genome window below encodes:
- a CDS encoding VanZ family protein, translating into MWTIAWLLYACLIIASGVYHTDFVMHSHWEFVRWLPPLAEVRTYGFWQDLAVNVLLYIPFGLLFLQSRRHVTGRTVLLTVGMGLLLSCGVELYQLYSHNRRPAPSDIVCNVTGTWLGVRAFRNRWRPNRDA; encoded by the coding sequence ATGTGGACCATAGCCTGGCTGCTCTATGCCTGCCTAATCATCGCCTCGGGTGTGTACCACACCGACTTCGTCATGCATTCGCACTGGGAGTTCGTGCGGTGGCTGCCGCCCCTCGCAGAGGTAAGGACCTACGGATTCTGGCAGGATCTTGCCGTCAACGTGCTGCTCTATATTCCCTTCGGGCTGCTGTTTCTCCAATCACGACGACACGTGACGGGCCGAACGGTGCTGCTGACGGTGGGGATGGGGCTCTTGCTGTCCTGCGGCGTCGAGCTCTACCAACTCTATTCGCACAACCGCAGGCCCGCCCCGTCGGATATCGTCTGTAACGTGACCGGGACGTGGCTGGGAGTCAGGGCCTTCAGAAACCGGTGGCGTCCCAACCGCGACGCCTAG
- a CDS encoding radical SAM protein — protein sequence MRTRPLDDFIERHAVHSAAARRPEGVTFELSYGCNLRCVHCANPTHRALPAELSTEEICGILEQIASLGVMTVTFTGGEPTVRPDLLQILDHTQRQGLLIQLLTNATRLTPQLLDRLECLPVTSLNVSIYGATAERYEAMTGIPGSYAQFRLGLQLLATRRLPVTLRMPVTSVNVDDLVACRDLADSLGLPFQYCLDITPRTDGDLTPLTYRLDPLTKAEIDHRLLAGRLAAWVPDRCNPDRPFISCACGQSRFAVTPYGHMNLCIGFPFPGYNLRTGTIREGWDVLKRTVDEATPNERDRCPSCDLQRFCRQGRADAWLETGDMSRCLPHFKQWAQALEATHALLDPRRPR from the coding sequence ATGAGAACCCGGCCGCTGGACGACTTCATCGAGCGCCATGCGGTCCATTCGGCGGCAGCGCGCCGCCCCGAAGGCGTCACATTCGAACTGAGCTACGGATGCAACCTCCGCTGCGTGCATTGCGCCAATCCCACCCATCGAGCCTTGCCTGCCGAGCTGTCCACCGAAGAGATCTGTGGCATCCTTGAACAGATCGCCTCGCTCGGCGTGATGACCGTGACCTTCACGGGAGGCGAGCCGACGGTCAGGCCGGACCTGCTTCAGATTCTCGACCACACGCAACGGCAGGGCCTGCTGATCCAACTTCTCACCAACGCGACCAGACTCACACCTCAGCTCCTCGATCGCCTCGAGTGCCTCCCCGTGACTTCACTCAACGTCTCGATCTACGGCGCCACGGCGGAACGGTACGAGGCCATGACCGGCATCCCCGGCTCCTATGCCCAATTCCGCCTGGGCCTGCAGCTGCTTGCGACGCGCCGGCTACCGGTGACCCTGCGCATGCCCGTCACCAGCGTGAACGTGGACGACCTCGTCGCTTGCCGCGACCTGGCTGATTCGCTCGGACTCCCGTTCCAATATTGTCTCGACATTACACCGCGCACGGACGGCGATCTCACACCCCTGACCTATCGTCTGGATCCACTCACGAAGGCAGAGATCGATCATCGTCTGCTGGCCGGCCGCCTGGCGGCCTGGGTGCCGGACCGCTGTAACCCCGACCGGCCCTTTATCTCCTGCGCTTGCGGCCAAAGCCGGTTTGCCGTTACGCCCTACGGCCACATGAACCTCTGCATCGGATTCCCCTTCCCCGGCTACAATCTGCGTACCGGCACGATCCGGGAGGGATGGGACGTGTTGAAGCGAACGGTCGATGAGGCAACCCCGAATGAGCGCGATCGCTGCCCCAGTTGCGACCTCCAGCGCTTCTGCCGCCAGGGCCGCGCCGACGCTTGGCTGGAAACCGGGGATATGAGCCGTTGCCTCCCGCACTTCAAACAATGGGCACAAGCACTCGAAGCCACCCATGCGCTCCTTGACCCTCGACGTCCTCGTTGA
- a CDS encoding NADH-quinone oxidoreductase subunit L: MEFLLPLLTMFAPMVSGLSIWFFGREWGERSARVGIVALWCAALSAVATFVLVLAKGPMALTLIGEPSGPLSYTIVVDRLSSVMLMLISLVSLIIHVYSERYMVGDQGYARFFALVGSLTSVLLGLVTSGNVLWMFLYWHGVTWLLATLVAFQVGNRAAVSAGRRTFWVQSLGDVAFGLALVMLYHAYGTLDLTGLSERLRTAPAQLLAGAWQMEVPAVATLLLILSVMTKSAQFPLHVWLIGTLEAPTPVSALMHAGIVNAGGFLVNRLAPLFGQAPTTLHLLFVIGAVTALIGAAAMLTQPSVKRMLVYSTMGQMGYMVMECGLGAFALAVFHLCAHGLFKATLFLNSGANIHKARVEFKLPSGMKRAAPQPFSAMTWTTGLAVTLVLPLVILLALHGVVQIPLQDGQGAVIFLFFGWVTASQAMFSLYRMQAGASWKVSVTMLAALALIGLTYLWAGEAFTHFLYPGPGEAMGYLQAAQWNRSLFDLFVGCSAVLVLAAWGVIYGEAKGLPFLMPTWMEPVRAWAYVAFLNGLYVEDFMRAVRRKLFGRVGQARGVDAQGVGG, encoded by the coding sequence ATGGAATTCTTGTTACCGCTGTTAACGATGTTTGCGCCGATGGTAAGCGGCCTTTCGATCTGGTTTTTTGGTCGGGAGTGGGGAGAGCGAAGCGCCCGCGTTGGAATCGTTGCCCTGTGGTGCGCTGCGTTGTCGGCTGTCGCCACGTTCGTGCTGGTGCTTGCGAAGGGACCGATGGCGCTGACGCTGATCGGTGAACCCAGCGGGCCACTCTCGTATACGATTGTCGTCGATCGACTCTCCTCCGTCATGCTGATGCTGATCAGCCTGGTCAGCCTCATCATTCATGTCTATTCAGAGCGCTACATGGTCGGGGACCAAGGCTACGCCCGGTTTTTTGCCCTGGTCGGGAGTCTGACCTCGGTATTGCTCGGCCTCGTCACAAGCGGGAACGTGCTCTGGATGTTTCTCTACTGGCATGGCGTGACCTGGCTGTTGGCCACATTGGTTGCGTTCCAGGTTGGGAATCGCGCAGCAGTTTCGGCAGGCCGCCGGACCTTCTGGGTCCAGAGTCTGGGCGACGTGGCCTTCGGGCTCGCCTTGGTCATGCTCTACCATGCCTACGGGACCTTGGATCTTACCGGCCTGTCGGAACGGCTCCGGACCGCGCCGGCTCAACTGCTGGCAGGGGCGTGGCAGATGGAGGTTCCGGCGGTCGCGACTCTCTTGCTCATCCTATCCGTGATGACCAAATCGGCCCAGTTTCCCCTGCACGTCTGGTTGATCGGAACCCTCGAAGCGCCGACTCCGGTATCGGCCCTCATGCATGCGGGCATCGTGAACGCGGGAGGGTTCCTCGTCAACCGGCTTGCTCCCCTGTTCGGCCAAGCGCCCACGACCCTGCACCTGCTTTTCGTGATCGGTGCCGTCACGGCGTTGATCGGTGCTGCGGCGATGCTGACGCAGCCGAGCGTGAAACGCATGCTCGTCTATTCCACCATGGGTCAGATGGGGTACATGGTCATGGAGTGCGGCCTCGGTGCCTTTGCCCTCGCGGTTTTCCACCTCTGCGCGCACGGGCTCTTCAAGGCCACGCTGTTCTTGAACTCCGGCGCGAACATTCACAAGGCCCGCGTCGAGTTCAAGTTGCCGTCCGGGATGAAGCGCGCGGCTCCGCAGCCCTTCTCCGCTATGACTTGGACGACCGGATTGGCGGTGACCTTGGTCCTGCCGCTGGTGATTCTCTTAGCGCTTCATGGGGTGGTGCAAATTCCCTTGCAGGATGGGCAGGGAGCGGTAATCTTTCTGTTTTTTGGATGGGTGACGGCCTCTCAGGCCATGTTCAGCCTCTATCGCATGCAGGCCGGCGCATCCTGGAAGGTCTCCGTGACCATGCTCGCGGCCTTGGCTTTGATCGGTCTGACTTATCTCTGGGCCGGGGAAGCCTTTACACACTTCCTGTATCCGGGGCCGGGGGAAGCAATGGGGTATCTCCAGGCAGCTCAATGGAACCGCTCGTTGTTTGATCTCTTCGTCGGCTGTTCCGCTGTCTTGGTGTTGGCTGCGTGGGGGGTGATTTATGGCGAAGCGAAAGGTCTGCCGTTCCTGATGCCGACTTGGATGGAGCCGGTGCGGGCCTGGGCCTATGTCGCGTTCCTCAATGGGCTCTACGTCGAGGATTTCATGCGCGCGGTCCGGCGCAAGCTGTTCGGGCGGGTTGGCCAGGCAAGGGGTGTCGATGCTCAGGGGGTGGGGGGATGA
- a CDS encoding tetratricopeptide repeat protein translates to MDISAFRQMVEKNPKGFLGRYGLGNKLVQEGGSLEEAVEHLTVATQLDPTHIASHLALGKALVKLGRQVEAKPVLKAGIDAATSGRSNGGMDLVPEMQQLLRTLG, encoded by the coding sequence ATGGATATCAGCGCCTTTCGCCAAATGGTCGAAAAGAACCCAAAAGGCTTCTTGGGTCGCTACGGGCTCGGCAACAAGCTTGTGCAAGAGGGCGGAAGCCTGGAGGAAGCGGTGGAACACCTGACCGTCGCGACCCAACTGGATCCAACCCATATCGCCTCGCACCTCGCCTTAGGTAAAGCCTTGGTCAAACTGGGGCGACAGGTCGAAGCCAAGCCGGTCCTGAAAGCCGGGATTGACGCCGCGACGTCGGGACGATCCAACGGCGGTATGGACCTCGTACCTGAAATGCAGCAGCTCTTACGCACCTTGGGATAA
- a CDS encoding class I SAM-dependent methyltransferase — MGLLSFSIRAVARLCNRVGLLAQDLAFFLDNLLPALLPPSTLTRSIAGHYAHTYELTPSWLVSHAYEWQLDAWEQQVADRYLPRHARVLVLGAGIGRESIPLALSGRSVIGIDIDRRALRFAREGALRLTKGADFLQADFYRLPFTDSSFDALLLFGIMYSAMPGRRARQAWLRSSTSLLREAGCLVLCFLTEPPVRSRSRRLSDRINGWLCRLPGSNHEYQPGDTCGQSHFLHAFQDEQELRQEMGETGLAIVELNWGKGYAVLARSELRA; from the coding sequence GTGGGCCTACTGAGTTTTTCCATACGCGCGGTCGCGCGGCTCTGCAATCGCGTCGGCCTGCTCGCACAAGACCTCGCCTTCTTCCTCGATAACCTCCTGCCCGCGTTGCTGCCGCCTTCGACCCTGACCCGTTCGATTGCCGGTCACTATGCCCACACCTATGAGTTGACCCCGTCGTGGCTGGTCTCCCATGCGTATGAATGGCAGCTGGACGCGTGGGAACAACAGGTGGCCGACCGGTACCTACCCCGCCATGCGCGCGTACTTGTCTTGGGCGCCGGCATCGGGCGGGAATCGATCCCGTTGGCCTTATCAGGCCGGTCCGTCATCGGAATCGACATCGATCGGCGGGCTTTGCGCTTCGCCCGCGAGGGCGCGCTCCGGCTCACGAAGGGAGCGGATTTTCTGCAAGCGGATTTCTACCGGCTCCCGTTTACCGATTCATCGTTCGATGCCCTATTGTTGTTCGGGATCATGTACAGTGCCATGCCCGGCCGTCGCGCTCGACAGGCCTGGCTCCGCAGTAGCACGTCCCTGCTGCGGGAGGCAGGCTGCCTCGTCCTCTGTTTTCTCACCGAGCCTCCGGTGCGCTCACGCAGCAGGCGGCTGAGCGATCGCATCAACGGCTGGCTCTGCCGACTTCCCGGCTCAAACCACGAGTACCAGCCCGGGGACACCTGCGGCCAATCACACTTCCTCCATGCCTTCCAGGACGAACAGGAACTGCGCCAAGAAATGGGCGAGACGGGATTGGCCATCGTCGAGTTGAACTGGGGGAAGGGCTACGCCGTCCTGGCCCGAAGCGAGCTGCGAGCATAA
- a CDS encoding radical SAM protein — MVHETRLRHIPERFPLACQWEVTCRCNLHCVMCYTDCFNVPEQIRRELPLSDLLRILDQLAEAGTLELCITGGEPLMRPDFFEFYERAVALGFLVTLFTNGTLITETVADRFAASPPARVEISLHGMTSATFDAITQASGSYDRCRHAIELLRARHIPLVLKTTALTINRDELLHIKRHAATLEGVSFKLGEEIRPALNGDGDAFRHALGQRELAELHAQDNDLSADAGRERAAATAPCRSGLQRFHIDAYGTLQLCSGNRREGYDLRTGSFHDGFYRALPTFGCPWKPSSPIEFLQPAGVHG; from the coding sequence ATGGTCCACGAGACCCGGTTGCGTCACATTCCGGAACGGTTCCCCCTGGCCTGCCAGTGGGAAGTGACCTGCCGCTGCAATTTGCATTGCGTCATGTGCTACACGGACTGCTTCAACGTCCCGGAGCAGATCCGCCGCGAACTTCCCCTGAGCGACCTGCTGCGCATCCTTGATCAATTGGCCGAAGCCGGCACCTTGGAACTCTGCATCACCGGCGGCGAACCGCTGATGCGGCCGGATTTTTTCGAGTTCTACGAGCGCGCCGTCGCGTTGGGCTTTCTGGTAACCCTGTTTACGAACGGAACCCTGATCACGGAAACCGTTGCGGACCGGTTCGCCGCCTCGCCTCCGGCCCGCGTCGAAATCAGCCTCCACGGTATGACCAGCGCGACGTTCGACGCGATCACCCAAGCTTCCGGTTCTTACGACCGTTGCCGCCACGCAATCGAGTTGCTCCGCGCGCGGCACATCCCGCTGGTGTTGAAGACGACGGCGCTCACGATCAATCGAGACGAGTTGCTCCACATCAAACGGCACGCGGCGACACTCGAGGGTGTCTCCTTCAAGCTCGGGGAGGAAATCCGGCCCGCCTTGAACGGGGACGGCGACGCATTCCGCCATGCCTTGGGTCAACGGGAATTGGCTGAACTGCATGCGCAGGACAACGACCTCTCGGCTGATGCCGGCCGCGAGCGCGCCGCCGCGACCGCCCCCTGTCGAAGCGGACTGCAACGCTTCCATATCGACGCATATGGAACCCTGCAGCTCTGCTCAGGCAACCGGCGCGAAGGGTATGACCTGCGGACAGGCTCGTTCCACGACGGATTCTATCGAGCCCTCCCAACCTTCGGTTGCCCCTGGAAGCCCTCGAGCCCAATTGAGTTCCTTCAACCGGCTGGTGTTCATGGCTGA
- a CDS encoding response regulator — protein MAGFGATARILVIDDSRDFQVLVRTYLNGTGWTVHGAADALQATGMALREKPKLILLDIGLPGGDGFMLLDRLHANVHTRGIPVIVTTAQTAAGLEAKAKAKGAQAFLQKPFEKQILLETLESVLRESADATNKPH, from the coding sequence ATGGCCGGTTTCGGTGCAACCGCTCGCATTCTCGTGATCGACGACAGCCGGGACTTTCAAGTCCTCGTGCGGACCTATCTGAACGGCACCGGATGGACCGTTCACGGGGCCGCCGATGCGCTGCAGGCCACCGGAATGGCCCTGAGGGAAAAGCCCAAGCTGATCCTGCTTGACATCGGACTCCCCGGTGGAGACGGGTTCATGCTGCTCGATCGCCTGCACGCCAACGTCCATACCCGCGGCATTCCCGTCATCGTGACCACCGCACAGACAGCTGCAGGGCTCGAAGCCAAGGCCAAGGCCAAAGGCGCGCAAGCCTTCCTGCAAAAGCCCTTTGAAAAACAGATATTGCTGGAAACGCTGGAATCAGTTCTGCGAGAATCGGCCGACGCGACGAACAAGCCGCACTGA
- a CDS encoding PqqD family protein has translation MICYAPAPMDEIYRKSPDFVERDVAGECILVPIRKRAQDARSIYVLNETGAALWKRIDGRRTLDDILRDFQEEYDVAPERLAQDVVTLLEDLRSIEAITISSS, from the coding sequence ATGATTTGTTATGCTCCCGCCCCAATGGACGAGATCTATCGCAAGAGCCCGGATTTTGTGGAGCGGGACGTCGCGGGTGAATGCATCCTCGTGCCGATTCGTAAACGTGCGCAAGATGCCCGGAGCATCTACGTCCTGAACGAAACCGGCGCCGCCCTCTGGAAACGCATCGACGGTCGCCGCACTCTGGACGACATCCTGCGGGACTTCCAGGAAGAATACGATGTCGCGCCGGAACGGTTGGCACAGGATGTCGTCACACTGCTGGAGGATCTCCGTTCGATCGAGGCCATCACCATCTCGTCCTCCTGA
- a CDS encoding response regulator, with translation MAKIMVIDDESSIRSLLREVLEKSGHQVVEARDGREALELYQKDKADLVIMDLLMPEVDGLEATLQLSREYLDTKIIAMTGAQGDRNFLDIAKLFGARRTFEKPFDLKEMLHAIESELAHK, from the coding sequence ATGGCAAAGATCATGGTCATCGACGACGAATCCTCGATTCGCAGCCTACTGCGAGAGGTGCTGGAAAAATCGGGGCATCAGGTCGTTGAAGCCCGTGACGGCCGCGAGGCGTTGGAGTTGTATCAGAAGGACAAAGCCGATCTTGTCATCATGGACCTTCTCATGCCGGAGGTCGACGGCCTCGAAGCCACCCTCCAGCTGAGCCGTGAATACCTCGATACCAAGATCATCGCCATGACCGGCGCGCAGGGCGATCGCAACTTTCTGGACATCGCCAAGCTGTTCGGCGCCCGCCGTACCTTTGAGAAGCCGTTCGACCTCAAGGAAATGCTCCACGCCATCGAGTCCGAATTGGCCCACAAATAA
- a CDS encoding radical SAM protein encodes MADTRTVPTLQYREFSRAAHDRAAEHGRVIKAQLEVTYRCNLHCRHCYTDPHNNSAYFPRELSFEDILRLLDEMRVLGIVWLNLTGGDIFMHPRFFDIYEAAYRQGFLLQLYTNGTLFTRGVIERLQQMPPFTIDISCHSVDEASFDWFTQVPGSFRAFLRGIDLLQESGLPYTFKTKAMTWNVGELSAIKAFVESHGQRFTFTTTLSPRLDGDCGPLALRLPPERIVALESEGRDEFPGRNCGAQLPGDIPSDRLYRCGCGTDTIHINAWGELGACTMEYEHRLPLHNRPLAEALTELFASIRRRRYETDSPCRTCQVTALCDKKPTDARREYGTAEAPIVHACAVAVGRAARLGLPIVHPLQPQAKHAG; translated from the coding sequence ATGGCTGACACCCGCACGGTCCCCACCCTGCAATACCGCGAGTTCAGCCGCGCCGCCCATGACCGGGCTGCCGAGCATGGCCGGGTGATCAAGGCCCAGCTGGAAGTGACCTACCGCTGCAATCTGCATTGCCGCCACTGTTACACGGACCCGCACAACAACTCGGCATACTTCCCTCGCGAATTGTCTTTTGAAGACATTTTGCGCCTCCTCGACGAGATGCGGGTGCTCGGGATCGTCTGGCTCAATCTGACCGGCGGCGACATTTTCATGCATCCCCGGTTCTTCGACATCTACGAGGCTGCCTATCGCCAAGGCTTTCTGCTGCAGCTCTACACAAACGGCACCCTGTTCACGCGCGGGGTCATCGAACGGCTTCAACAGATGCCTCCCTTCACGATCGACATCTCTTGCCACTCAGTGGACGAAGCCTCGTTCGACTGGTTCACGCAGGTGCCTGGTTCGTTTCGGGCCTTCCTGCGCGGAATCGACCTGCTCCAAGAAAGCGGCCTGCCTTATACTTTCAAGACCAAGGCCATGACCTGGAACGTCGGTGAGCTGTCCGCAATCAAAGCCTTCGTCGAATCGCATGGGCAACGGTTTACCTTCACCACAACGCTCTCGCCTCGGCTAGACGGAGACTGTGGTCCCCTGGCACTTAGACTCCCCCCTGAACGGATCGTGGCGTTGGAATCGGAGGGGCGCGACGAGTTCCCCGGGAGGAACTGCGGCGCGCAATTACCTGGGGACATTCCATCCGATCGCTTATATCGTTGCGGCTGCGGCACCGACACGATACACATCAATGCCTGGGGAGAACTCGGAGCCTGCACGATGGAATATGAGCATCGCCTCCCGCTTCATAACCGTCCCCTTGCGGAGGCTCTCACAGAGCTGTTCGCATCGATTCGCCGACGGCGGTATGAGACCGACAGCCCTTGCCGGACCTGCCAGGTCACCGCACTCTGTGACAAGAAGCCGACTGATGCGCGCCGTGAATACGGGACGGCGGAGGCGCCGATCGTCCACGCCTGTGCAGTAGCCGTCGGACGGGCGGCACGATTGGGATTGCCGATCGTGCATCCGTTGCAACCGCAGGCGAAGCACGCTGGATAA
- a CDS encoding SagB/ThcOx family dehydrogenase, translated as MSRELPITQPLERPASADPIERVIWYHDRTKHQFNRYARSLGYLDWANQPDPFRRFLGAELVPLPLLQADEKPVSPTYDALSDHTAVPSQAVTIRNLSRFFEFALALSAWKRAGESEWALRSNPSSGNLHPTEGYVVMPSLEGLELSAGLYHYAPKEHALEYRAAFAPKLLARLLAPFPAGAFLFGLTSVHWREAWKYGERAFRYCNHDVGHAIGAARVAASTLGWRMLLLDGVDQNTIARLFGTHRTEDFAEVEPEHPDCVALVWPGKNLTREGSFVKREALREVPLYLDPEVVKDLCEGPWHGKPNRLSHDHAVHWDIIDEAAEASWKTSKEREAVPRESLLPTRAQALHASRTAIDAATIIRQRRSAVAFDGRTSITAEQFFHILERLMPRVERPPLERPTPWDIWPHDPAIHLMLFVHRVEGLRPGLYVLLRDPSKLAFVRQQMNPELEWVPAPGSPEGLPLYWVLEGDAKRLAVQVSCHQDIAGDSAFSLGMLAEFEGRLRSGRPWWYPRLFWEAGLVGQILYLEAEAAGVRGTGIGCFFDDAVHEVVAITSHALQSLYHFTIGGPLEDARLLTLPPYYHVNRER; from the coding sequence ATGAGTCGCGAGCTTCCTATCACGCAGCCGCTGGAGCGGCCTGCTTCGGCCGATCCGATCGAGCGGGTGATCTGGTACCACGATCGTACCAAGCATCAGTTCAATCGCTATGCTCGTTCGCTCGGCTATCTGGATTGGGCGAACCAGCCGGATCCTTTTCGGCGTTTCCTCGGAGCCGAACTTGTTCCGTTGCCGTTACTCCAAGCGGATGAGAAACCGGTTTCGCCGACATACGACGCGCTCTCTGATCATACCGCTGTTCCGTCGCAGGCGGTGACGATTCGAAACCTTTCCAGGTTTTTCGAGTTCGCTTTGGCTCTCTCAGCTTGGAAACGGGCCGGCGAGTCCGAATGGGCGCTCCGGAGCAATCCCTCCTCGGGAAATCTTCATCCAACCGAAGGCTACGTGGTCATGCCGAGCCTCGAGGGGCTGGAACTGTCCGCGGGGTTGTATCACTATGCGCCGAAGGAACATGCATTGGAATATCGCGCGGCGTTTGCTCCCAAGTTGTTGGCGCGACTTCTCGCACCCTTTCCGGCCGGTGCATTCCTGTTCGGACTGACCTCTGTCCATTGGCGCGAGGCCTGGAAGTACGGCGAGCGGGCCTTCCGCTACTGCAATCATGACGTGGGCCATGCGATCGGTGCCGCCAGGGTTGCCGCTTCTACGTTGGGGTGGAGAATGTTGCTGCTCGATGGGGTGGATCAGAATACGATCGCCCGCCTGTTCGGCACACACCGGACGGAGGATTTTGCCGAGGTCGAGCCGGAGCACCCCGATTGCGTCGCGCTGGTGTGGCCTGGAAAGAATCTGACTCGTGAAGGGTCGTTCGTGAAGCGTGAGGCGCTCAGGGAGGTGCCCCTCTACCTCGATCCGGAGGTGGTGAAGGATCTGTGTGAGGGACCCTGGCATGGGAAGCCCAATCGGCTGAGTCATGACCATGCGGTCCATTGGGACATCATCGACGAAGCGGCAGAGGCTTCGTGGAAAACCTCTAAAGAGCGCGAGGCCGTGCCGCGAGAATCACTGTTGCCCACTCGGGCTCAGGCGCTTCATGCTTCACGAACCGCGATCGACGCGGCCACGATCATTCGCCAGCGGCGCAGCGCCGTGGCCTTCGATGGCCGTACCTCGATTACGGCTGAGCAGTTTTTCCATATCCTCGAGCGGCTCATGCCCAGGGTCGAACGACCGCCGCTCGAACGGCCGACTCCTTGGGATATCTGGCCCCATGATCCGGCCATTCATTTGATGTTGTTCGTGCATCGGGTGGAGGGGCTCAGGCCTGGTTTGTATGTACTGCTGCGCGATCCTTCGAAGCTGGCCTTCGTCCGACAACAGATGAACCCCGAGTTGGAGTGGGTGCCGGCCCCTGGTTCTCCAGAAGGACTGCCGCTCTATTGGGTGCTCGAAGGCGACGCCAAACGCCTCGCGGTTCAGGTCAGTTGCCATCAAGACATTGCCGGCGACAGCGCCTTCTCGCTGGGCATGCTGGCGGAGTTCGAAGGGCGCTTGCGCTCGGGAAGGCCGTGGTGGTATCCACGCCTGTTCTGGGAAGCCGGGTTGGTGGGGCAGATCCTGTATCTCGAAGCGGAAGCGGCCGGTGTAAGGGGCACTGGGATCGGCTGTTTTTTCGATGATGCGGTGCACGAGGTCGTGGCGATCACCTCCCATGCACTCCAGTCGCTTTACCATTTCACCATCGGTGGCCCGTTGGAAGATGCGCGCCTGCTGACGCTGCCGCCGTATTATCACGTCAACCGTGAGAGGTAA
- a CDS encoding tetratricopeptide repeat protein, with amino-acid sequence MAESDKHRARIFMHRGDLLQARAAWEAAVKDDRATGSPRDLSNSLGNLGNAYALAGEFDKAEACYKEVLSIQRTEQNPHAIAHTLVNLGNLHVGAGRHEKARPYYLEALDLLTPLNDHRALGILYHNLAMEEARQQRWDDAVRLFQQALDSHRVVGSEDGLAATFTQLGKTLLDCGRSVEAERCFNNASEHFIKLGNPAGEAAVMRELADLYEGRGDTLSAVRCVERLHHLALGTGRVPSAEDKARLARLRAAGS; translated from the coding sequence ATGGCCGAGAGCGACAAACACCGCGCGCGGATTTTCATGCATCGAGGCGACTTGCTGCAGGCCCGCGCCGCTTGGGAAGCTGCGGTCAAGGACGACCGGGCCACCGGGTCGCCGCGCGACCTGTCCAATAGTCTCGGGAACCTCGGCAACGCCTACGCGTTGGCCGGTGAATTCGACAAAGCCGAAGCCTGTTACAAGGAAGTCCTGAGCATTCAACGCACCGAGCAGAACCCCCACGCCATCGCCCACACGCTCGTCAATCTTGGAAATCTCCATGTCGGCGCAGGCCGCCATGAAAAGGCCCGTCCCTATTACCTGGAAGCCCTGGACCTACTGACGCCGTTGAACGATCACCGAGCGCTCGGCATCCTCTACCACAACCTGGCCATGGAGGAAGCGCGCCAACAGCGGTGGGACGACGCAGTCCGATTGTTCCAGCAGGCGCTCGATTCACACCGTGTCGTCGGCAGCGAAGACGGCCTCGCCGCGACCTTCACCCAGCTCGGCAAGACGCTCCTTGACTGCGGCCGGTCAGTCGAAGCGGAGCGTTGCTTCAACAACGCCTCGGAACACTTCATCAAGCTCGGAAATCCGGCGGGAGAAGCGGCGGTCATGCGAGAACTGGCGGATCTCTACGAAGGCCGGGGCGATACCCTGTCCGCCGTCCGTTGCGTCGAACGACTGCACCATCTGGCGTTGGGAACCGGGCGAGTGCCGTCCGCCGAAGACAAGGCGCGCCTGGCCCGGTTGCGGGCCGCCGGTAGCTGA